CGCTGGTAGCGGGGTTCCAGCCCACCATGTTGTTTTCGCGGCTCAGCACGAGACGCGTGTCTGCGGTACCGGCCGTCGTGTCCAGCGGAGCAGCCTCACTGCTCTCCCCGCCGGAGTACGGCGTCGCGTTACCGCGACGGGCAGCCTCGGCTTCGGcgacgcgacggcgcgccgccgcgattGTGTGGCGCTCGACCGTTGCAGCATAGGCCATCATGCACTGCAAGTACGGGATCACGCGTGACAGGCCCTCACGTGGGTCGACCGGGACATACTGGTGGATGGGTACCAACTGAAACAGCGggacctcctcctcgcgatCCGCCTCGAACTCCGACAtggcgacaccgccgccgtcgtcagcgCGAGACGTCACAGAGGCGCTACGAGTCTGGCCAGTGCCGCTGACCGAAAGAGGGCGGCCGTGCTTGTGAAAGTACTGATCAATACGGCGGCCGTTGGGGAAGAGAGCTCCAAAGGGCTGCGTGCCAGTCTTCACCAACGCgcccagcaccaccgcacgcaCTGGCTGCTCCTTGTTCTCGGCGTCCTTGTAAGAGGTCGGTAGCTGCTTCTTGACCTTCGGGTCGTGAGCTTCGCGGTTGAGCGGCCAGCGATCGACCTCCATGGAATGCGGATTCATCACGGTGCGGTTTTGCAGGCGCAGGTACAGGTCCGGCACGTCGAAGATGGACTTGCACGTCCGCTTTTCGGGGCCGAACGACTCCATCCATGTGGCACCGACGACGATGCTGCTCACGTTGCCCGGCACACGGTACGTCAGCAGATCAATGAACTCCTCATCCCCGGCCGCGTTGGAGCCGCAAAGCGCGTCGCCGGAGTGCCGAGCCGCGTCCCGCGCCATCGACCGCAGCTTCCCGTTCTTCGGATACAGGTGGTCGACGTAGTTGTGGTTTTCgtcgaggaagacgaggaaggCGTCGATGTCGTGCTCGCCGCTCCAGCCCACGCCAAGGCGCACGTCGGACAGTGTCCACGACGCGATCCCCGCCTTCACCTTTGACAAGGAGTAGTCCGGCACGTTCTGCAGGACGTCCAGCAGTGACCGGCGCGGCACGCCAAGCACGTCCATCATGAGGGGCAGCGTGTCGACAAAGGAGTAGCCGAACGTGCGCACGTTGAGCTCCCGCAAATCCCActcctgcgctgcggcgccgccgtgcacgcTGCCCCAATCTGTGCcgtccaccccctcctcctcttgcgaCGGTGGCAGACGAATCAGCATGGCGGCCAGGTTCGCTGTGCCGTTTTCCGTCGTCTGCCTCACGTCCATCACGCCGACGCGCTCGCTTGTGGATTCGTTGTAGACGATCAACTTCGCCCGCGACAGCACCGTGAAGTCTTGGCCCGTGTAGCTCGACACGGTGATGAAGATGACATCCGCCTCACCCGGTATCTTGCTCATGACGAACGTGAGAACCTCGTCGGCAAGCTCGCGATGACGGCACGGACGACGCCGTAAAGGTCGCTGACCCGCACCCACCTCATCATCAGCGGTATCCTCGTCATAGCCGATCGCCTCATCcgctgcgcgctgcacgtccgcaagctgctcctcctcgtagAGGCGATCAAACACATTCGCTGCGGCGTTTGTGTAGTCGCGCGTGCCCAACATGCCAccgcgcgccgtcgcctgaTGCCTTGCtctccgccgcagctgctggtggcgccgccCTGCGGCGAGTGCGAGGCCGGGTAACTGATTctcatcctcgccgccgACTGTACTGTCGCCGCTCAGAAACATGTAGGGCAGCAGCTCGGGGTCCACCATGTGGTgtgcccgcagcgccgtctcaTCGGTGCCTTCTGGGAAGAGGTGGTTGAAAAAGACAACGTCCAGAAAGCGGCCCTCCTTCGTGAAGCAGACGGCGCTGAGGTCGAGGTCGACCGGGTCGGCGCCGATAAAGTCCCACGAGAGCCCAACCGACAGCACGATGCTACCCGGCACGCGAAACACCTTCTGGCGCACGTCCGCGCACGACATGAGTGTGGCCTCCGTGAGagagcgggtgcgggcgTCGGGACAAAATAAGGGACGACGGAGCGAGCCAAAAGGAggggcgctgcggtgcagaTGAACGACTTCGCCGGGGCACGTAGCGCGGGTGTGGTCAACGAAAGAATACACAGCGAAATGTCAGCAGAAGGGAAAGCAAAGCAGGTAAGTGTGAACGACACGGTGTTGGGCCTGTGCCCGTGAAGGTGGACACCGCGttaaagagagagaggcagtgAGCAGCTCACGTGCAGAGGGCGTGTAGGCGCAGTTGAGTGCTACGGGGAAGCCGCCGGTGCACTAGAGATACAATAAaatggcgctgccgtccgctCATTAAAAGGACTGGACGTTGCGACGCACTCAGCATGTGGACGAGTATGCGTGGAGCGCGAGGAGTCGATGTAGGCGGGCCTCACCGtacaacaaagaaaaaaagaaaatagGAAATCCGAGATCGTtcgaggagacggcggaacccaaagaagagggggaggggagaaggaagcAAGTTGAAGCCCAAGGCAAGCCACTTGACCCTTTACTCGTACATGCACGGAAAAAGGACGGTTCAGCAGAAATGTGTCGCCATCAGCTGTGcagagcgcacgcacgggtGTGCAGGACATGTGTGATGGCACCGAATCCTTTTTTctgtggggagagggggagggtccTCGAGAACCCAGCGGCTCATCGAAGGGTGCGCTGAAGCGCTCTCGACCCTCTCGGTTCCAATCACCATAGATGGCGTTTCGcgtttcatttttttttttcgttatGGAAGTGGTTCGCGCAGCACAGATAAAGCCACAgtcaccccccccacacacacacctcccgTCCCTTCCATGTCTCTCTCAGATTCcaaagagaaagggaggtTGGTAGACAGCTAACTGGTGTATTCATCTGACACTCTCTTCCTTACGTACCACGCCCTGGTGTGTTAGTGCGAGGAAGCTTACTCAGAGACGCGATCGAGATGGGGTGGTGACGGATGCCACTTGATCGCATCACGCATGGGAAGTTCTATTCCTTCTGCTCAGTCGCGGCGGTGTCCGTGGCCCTCGTGCGTTCTCGTTCCTCGGCACTTCAACCCCACCCCTATTCCGCTCTcacgtgagcagcagcagcagcgcctcctttgTCGACACGTATGAAAAGCCCAATAATACCGTCGGTATGGAGTAGTTCTGACCTGCGCACACGGTCCTCACGCACTCAGTGAAGCATACACTCGGGAAGGGCACGAAGGAAGGAAAGATAGAGATGCGGgaacgacaaaaaaaaagacgcgACAGAGAGCACACAGCCCAACGATTGCCACATCACGCATACAAGTATCCTCGTGCAGGACACCCGaacgcacacgtacgccgTCCAGACCAATCCTCCACGGCGGGCTGTCACCCCACGTTCGCTTTCGTTTTATGTGCAAGTGTCGTCACTGATGACTGGGCTGATTCGTTCATGCCAAAATGAACCCCATGAGACGACAGCGCACCTTCGGGCTTGCCCTGCTAATTCTGCTCGTTCCACTATTCCATGTTGCTATAATATGTTGGCGAGAGTGCTCTGAAGCGTCGAaaaggacgaggacgagggcgagggagagggagcaggacgagcgcacacacacatacgcgtaCGCAACTCACCGCCACAGCGCTTCCTCGCtcacgcgcgtgctgcacacgcacaaactaCAGGTCCTCCTTATCCTCGCTGTCGCCTTCGTCTGGCGTGTGGTCAGCGTGCTCGCCCACATTCGGCTTctcggctgccgcctccgccggctCTTTCGTGGcctccttcttctcctccgcctggATGAgatctctctccttctctgccaTGGCGCCGTACGTGCTCTTCACCACACCCAACACCTCCGTAATGTCGTCACCGATGATTATGTCATCGAAgatgctgccgccctccacCTGCCAGACATCGATGCCGACGtactgcagcggcgccggcgccctGTACAGGTTCGGGTCCTCCTTGTAAGCCGGGTTCGGGATCTGCCTCGCTGCCCACTTGCCCTTGTAGTCGGGGTTATggatgcggcgcggcgtccaCGCACCGCGGTAGTTCGGGTTCGGAATCTTCGGGGCCTCCCACACGCCGTCTTCCGCATCGTCCCAGTCCACCGGCTTGACAGCCTCAGAGtcggtgatggtggccgGCTCGTCGTCCCAGTGCTCCGGCTTCGTGTCAGACGGATCGTCCATCATCATGTCATCCACCCAGTCCGCCGGCTTCTCATCCGTCGGGTCAGGGATGGTCTTTGGCGGTAGCATGTCCCACTCCTCCTCAAACGACCCTTCCTGGATGTGCATGCCATCGACGTACAGCTGGTACGTATTGTTTGGCGCGATCTCGACCGTGTAGACGTGAGTGGCCTTGTCGGTCTTTGGCCTCCACAACTTCTTCCAGAGGTGGTTCGTGCCGTTGTAGCTCAAGATGAACTGCAGACGGGTGCTGGAGCCACAGGTGTCGGGGCCGAACATCAGCCAGTACGCAGACTCGCCGTGTAAGTCCTTCTGGTCCAGCTCGGAAAAGAACTTGAGGTaggtgccgccgcacgtAAGCTTTTGCTCGTTCTtgacggagaaggagacAACGATCGACTTGCCGTCGTTCGAAACTGCTTTCGGCAGCTTCTTCGAGACAGCGTAGAACTTGGCGTCCTCCATGAGCTTCAGGCCCTGCTCCTTCTCAGCATCCACGTGAATCGCACCCACCGAGAGCGCGACCTTGCCGTAGTCGCTCGTATGCTCCGACTGCACCCACCCATCCATGGTGTTGAACTCCTCGTGGAAGAAGATCTCCGCCTGGACAACGTACACGCAGAGAACCAGCACGCcaacgacggcggccagcatcgcccgctgcgccatGATTCGATCGTGGTGAAGCACAGATAAAAGAGAGCGCAGTGCGCAAAGGAAAAACGAGCCGCAGGCGCTAGACGCAGTAGTCGCAGAGAATAGGGATAAGACTAAGGTATTGCCTGTctgtgtatatatgtgtgtgtgtatgtttggggggagggggagggaggtatTTCCGCCAGTCGTGATCCGCGCCACACGTGACGCGCATCGGGATTGGGCGAGACAGGCGAGAGGAGCGGGGAGTGGCAAAGAAGGAGGGCAGGACCATATACCGCACGTCACGCCACGCGAAAAGGGCGAGGGCAAGAAGGTTAGCGGCACCGTACAAGGGCCTGCAGGTGCACAAACCGCACTCAACACCCGGGAACAGTAGCGTTTCACAGAAACGTAGGACAACAGCGCTACGCGAgaagccccctcccctccgaTTCCGCTCTACAACAATACCGAGGTTgccgcctcttcttctcgcGATCCCCTCAGAGAGATCAGCTCGACATCTGTGTCTACTCGTTCTCGTGGCTTCTTGCATTAAAAAGGGATTCAGACACAATTCAACACacgggcgcgcgcgcacacacaccgccacctcctccatcaaAGGGCAGCCATTCTCAGCCTCGGCAACTCAAACAGACAgatgcgcgcaggcgcacacgcacacacgtgcaaaATCATTTCGCCAtctctatctctctctctctctgccggcAACGCGTTAGGCATGCCGCGGTCATTGCCCTTCATCTGCTTGCAATCGAAGGCGATCACACACCGAGGGAGACGAAGTGCTGTGGAAGCGAAACACACCTTGGCCAACACCGTATGCGGCGCAGACGTACGCATCCTTCGGCCGCCACGCCACGGCAAGCCAACGGAAATGCCCGGGAGAGAGATCGCCGCCATATCCACGGCAGGCACGTGCACCAGAACCTGTTGCAAACACGCGCATGACGCCCACGTAACAGAGAACGAGGATGCACATGACGCAAACGCGAAACGCGCCGCCAGTGGGGCCGCGGAGGGTCAAGCGTCCTTTCCTGCTCTCTGTTGCCGCTTTTCGTCAGCTTCAcggctcctcctgctcctcggTCGGCGAGAATTCCTGAGACGGCTGCTGGGTGGGGTCGTAGGGCGCACTCGCCCGTGAGCTGGCCGCGCCGCCGAGAGAGCCGAATCGCTCGCCGTTCGACGCCTCGTATGGGTATGGCatgctgccgccctcgccgacgGATAGCTGAGCACCGCCGGGCATAGGCATTCCAGAGGCCGTCACGGGTGCGTAGCCGTACGCAGTAGAGCGGGCGACTGACTGTAGGTGGTAGGAGGACAGCTCGGTATCAAGCGCACTCgcgctcggcagcgccgacgacgccaaGTACGTGGAAGCACCAGAGAggtggtggctgctgtggtACTCGGTCGTGTTCGAGGCGGCCAAGACCGTTCCCATCACCGTCGGCAGAGCACTGCTGAACTGCACCTCGCTCGCCTCGATCGGGATGCCGCCGTACATGCCAGCTCTCTCATGTCGCGGGTACACGGAGGAGGCACCGGCGGCAAGGGAGCTGTTCTCGTGCACagtcgacggcggcagctcgccGTGCGACCCCTGCAGCGTCGAGGAGCCCGGTGCGACGGATGCGTCGGTGTGGTACACGTTTGAGGTTCGTGCCTCCGTAGCCTTATCGAGCGGGAccacgtgctgcagcttgcTCATGTCCAGCAGAAGGTCAAACAGGCCGGTGCCGATGCGGGCCTGATTGCCGAGTACGAGGCTCGCAGATACCCCACGCACCGGATCCTTCTCGCCAAACGCGGCCGCTGTCATGAGCACCTTCACCGTTTCCTCGAAGGAGCACCGCATCAACGGCCCGGATGTCTCGCTGCGGTTGATGCCAGTGCGGCTGACGGCCATCAGGTAACCGCGCTGGCACATGGTATCGACAAGGATGGTGTAGTGGCGGTAGTTGATGTTTAGCCCGTAGGCGAGATaagcctcgcgcagctcggAGAGCAGcttgcgccgcgccgcctcgatgcccagcaccgtcaccacctcaGGGATCTTGTTGCTACTGGTCTTGGAGAAGTCGATGATGTTCTTGCCCTCGTTGTTCACGACGCCGACGaagatgcgctgcagcgccgtgccCTCTGTGTCCACCATCCAGCTCGATTCGTTCTTGATGCCGCCCGTCTCGGGGTCGACGCGGAACGTGTTGCCctccttcagcagcgtcTTCTTGATGCCAGGGATACCGCGTAGGTGcacgctctgcagcagctgcgcgaccgcCTTCGTGAGCGCCGGCACGGAGTCCGCCCCGGTGCACTTGCGcggacgcagccgcacaaTGCGCTGGCCGTCGTTCTCCATGTTTGCCTGCACCATGTAGGTGTCGTCTACCTGCCGGATCGCGCTCTTCACATCTTTCATGTTAAGCCGCTTGTCGTTGAAGAGGTCGTTGTCCAGGATGAGGCGTGCAATGaaaggcgacggcggctgctcTGCGTCCggctcctcgtcctcttcatTCATCACCGCCTGCTCCCACCGGATCatctcctcgtcctcggccACGACGGTGTTGCGCGGGTCGGGGTCGTATATGATCTGCACCGTTGTCGTTATATTCGCCAGCGTGCAGTACTCGATAaactgctgcgcctcctgcgccttgtTGCGCTTCTGATACTCGCGGATCAGGCAGACGGCCACGCTGGCATTGCGCTGGTTCTTGCTCACattcagcagctccagcagccgcggcacgccGAGGGTCACGTTCTTGGACGAAATGCCGGCGTTGTGGAAGGTATTCAGGGTCATCTGGGTCGCGGGCTCACCGCACGACTGCGCGGCAATGGCGCCGATAATCTCACCAGGGGTGATGAGGGACTGCTGGTACTTGGTGCGGATCTCCTTCAGCAGGTACTCAAACGCCTTGTCATTCAACTTGTACTCCTTCAGCACCCGCTTCGAGCCGAGGATCTGGCGCAAGTGGATGCCAAAGAGCGTGAGGGCCCGCtccacgcgctgctggctcAGCACATTAGCGAAGCGGCCGTTGTAGTCCTTGTGGTAGGACGGGaacagctgcgcgaggtcctcctgcagctcccgCACGCGGTTGATCACAGTGATCGGGTTCAGGTTGGATACCTGGCTGCGCTTACCCAtcgtcgtgcgcgcgttcTGAATGAGCCGCGCGACGTTCACGGGCAGGTTCATCTTGAGCTTGTTCTTGTCCTCCATGTCAATAACGAGCCGCGACATCGCGCGATCCTTCATCAGCTGCTCGaactcctcctgcagcttcaGCACGCTCTGCgggtcgcgcagcagcgagtcgCGCACAAACGGATCCATGTAATGGCCGCCCATGTTCTCCGAGAAGCTGCCCTCGTCGTTGTACTCGTAGCGGTACTTGTCAGCCATCTCACTGTTCGTCATGTGCGGGATCGGGAAGGCTTGGTTGCCCTCAATGCGAGCACCGTCCAGCCCGTCTTCGCCGTACGCCAACTGGATGAGCTCCTGGTTCGCGTTCCGTACCGTGCCGTCGTAGGAGGCGTGcacgtcctccagcgccttcacGAGCTTTCGCTGCAGGTATCCGGTGTCGGACGTCTTGACGGCTGTGTCGATGAGCCCTTCGCGCCCTGCCATGGTGTGGAAGTAAAActcgtgcggctgcagccCTTCCACGTACCCGCGCGTCGCCATGCCACGAGACGTCTCACCGTAGTCGTCCAACATGAAGTgcggcagcgtgcggcgACGGAAGCCGAAGGggatgcggctgccggcgacgTTTTGCTGCCCGACGAATACGGCGATCTGGCAAATGTTCAGGTCACTGCCCTTGCTTCCGGCCTCGATCATGACCTTGAAGCTGTTTGTGCGGCGGACATTACtcagcgccttcttcgccgcctcctcacgGCACTTGTTTAGGGCACTGTTCACATCTGCCTCGAAGGACTGAAGCAGCGACATGCCAGCCTTGCGCGTCAGCTTGCCGTTgttcgcagcggcgccgattTTCTCGACGGATTGGCGCGTCTTGTGCAGCACGTTATTCATCTCCTTGAGCGTCGTCGCATCGGCCACGGTGTCCTGCACGCCGACCGAGAAGGCAAAGCAGTAGTTGAAGTACGTCGTGATCCGCTGCACGCCGTTGATGAACTTGGCCACCTCATCGGAGCCGCGCTCGTTGAAGATGACGTGGATAAGCGACCCcggggcggcgccgacgacgccctTCGTGATGGCGCCCACCAGCAGCTGGCCACGCTGGATCATGATCTTCTTGTCGTTGTGCGGGAAGGGCGGCTTGTCGTACGGAGAGGCGGGATGGTTGACCTCCGGCAGGATAAGCGAGAAGATCTGCTTTCCGGTCCAGAGTGGACGCGGCTTCAGGATGGCCGGGATCGGCAACTCCCACAGATCCAGCCAGAGCGCGACGCTCTGAATAAAGTACTTGTCGACAAAGGTGTCCTTGTCGGTAAGGCGGTAGCTGCCGAGCAGGCTGTCTTGCACGATGCCCATGCAGGGCGCCGACTTGTTCGGCGACACGAAGTTCTTGGGTACCATCATCATCTCAATCAGCTCCGCCTTAGTGAGCAGCGACTGCGGAACATGCAGGTTCATCTCATCGCCGTCGAAATCGGCGTTGTACGGCGTCGTGCAGGACAGGTTCAGGCGAAAGGTGTTGTAGTTCAGCACGCGGACGCGGTGCCCCATCATACTCATGCGGTGCAGCGTCGGCTGCCTGTTGAAGAGCACAacgtcgccgtcgatgaCGTGGCGCTCGACCACGTCGCCAACGTCGAggtggacggcgttgcgaTCCTTCACGAGAGCCAGCTTCGTTACGTTGCCGTTCGGTCGGATGATGTAGTTGGCCGAAGGGTACGTGGTGCGCTGCACAAACTCCGTCAGACGCTTCTTGTTAATCACGTTCACCCGTTCCGGGAAGGTCAGCGTCATGGCGACGGAGAACGGTACGCCGACTTCATCGACGTCGATGTTTGGGTCGCCGGTGATGACCGTGCGGGCCGAAAAGTCTACGCGCTTGCCCATCAAGTTGCCGCGCAGCCGGCCGTACTTCCCCTTCAGCCGCTCCGTCAGTGACTTGAGCTTCTTGGTGTCGCCGACCTTGGCGGGCTTGTAGTAGGTGGAGGCATTGTTGAAGAAAGTGGCAACGTGCTCCTGCAGAAGTGCGCGCGAGCGGTCCACGGCGGCTTTGACGCCGGACTCCTTGTCCTTGCGTAGTTGAATGTTGCGCTTCACAATGGACATGATTTGGTGGGTGAGCTCATCATCCGACTTGGCCGAGCCGAAGGCGACGGCGGGGCGGACTTGCGGCGGGGGAATCGGCAGCACCGTGAGGATCAAGTCCCGTGGGTGGCAGAAGCGCGGGTCGAAGCCCATGATGAGGGCATCGCTGTCCGAGACGCGGTCCAGCACCTGCCGCGCGTTCTCGGCGTGCCACACGTAATCCTGCTCCTCCTGAGTAACCTTGATCTGCAGACCTGGGTAGATGCCAGCGAAGCGGCCGAtgcgcggctggcggccCTTGCCCTCACAGCCCTGGATGTCCTTGCTCCGCTTGCACACGCTGCCGCAGAGCTTGGCGACCATGCGCAGGCGGTTGAGGCCCTGCAGATGCGCGATCTTCTTCATCTCTGACGGGTCATTTGTGTccatcagcagcgcgccgcagtACTTGCAGACGCACTTAAGCGCGATCAGCACGACGTCAAACACGTTGATGTTGAAGATCGGCTCGGCCAGCTCCACGTAGCCAAAGTGGCCGGGGCATTCCGGGTGCTTCAGCCCGCAGGTCTCGCAGCTGTACTCGAAGTCTGTCGTGCCCATGCGCAGGTCGTTGATGCCGCCCCGCACCGGCTGACCGTGCTCGTAGGACTTGGCATGCTCGATGATGCACTTGGCATAGGCCTTGATCTGCGCCTCCTTGAACACCTCAAACTGAACCTCATGCACCTTCTGCAGTGGCATCTGCGAAGGCGGGAGAGGCGCACCACCCGACATCGTTATGAAGCTGTCCTGTTAAGGGAATAGGAGCGAAGCTGAAAACCCTTGAAAGGGAGAGTGAGGTAGAGAGCGGGCGGTTGAAAGCGCCAAGGCGAGCGAGCCTACAGGTATCCGCTGTCACTCCGAGGCCACCAAGCACTAAACACAGTCGCTCCGGCTATAAAAAAAAAGTTACTTGCAATGCGCGTCCCTCTGAAACCGTTGCGACtgcctcgcccctccccccacggCTGCTCAGCACGGCTCCGCAGAGGGCACAAGGGCAATGTCGCGTTTGTGGTTTGTGCTCTATCAGTGGTGCCGACGGAAAAGGCAAGCGGCGGGAGCGGTGTCTTctgaaaaacaaaaaagagtCACGGAGATACGCGAGATGtgagaaacacacacatacacctgCAGCGGACGTAGAAGTGCAGGGCAGCGGTGAAGTGATGCGGGCGggcgggagagaaggagagggagaatgGCGTTCGAGCATTTTTACACGTCAGCTCACTAGAGGGCTTGGACGTGTCACCTGCTCTGCTTTTCAATGTGGGTCGCTCTGCAAACGGTTTGTACCGCCACTGAGGCGAGCAAGCTACTCGCTGCAACGGGAGCCTCATCATCTCCCTTCGACATGAAATCTGCTTTTACTGCGCACCATTGTTTTGTATCTGTGATACGGCGCACAACCGTATAAGCAGATGGCAGGGCGCTCACACACgtcagcacgcacacagcacaACACATAGAAGTCCACATAtaaaaggggggggggcagtgTGAAGCGGAAGGCGGTGGCAGGAAACCAAGAAAGGAGCGCGGCCTACGGGATGCACTGCGCCTcgtcactgccgctgcatcgcgctCTTCCCTTTGAAGCACTAGCCGGAGATGCTCAGCtcacgccgcggcggtgaagTTGAGGTCGTCCAACGCCGGCAATGAAGACGCTGAAACCAACTGACACCAGCGCGTAGACGTACGCTAGCGGCATTCGCCCGCTGCCGTAGAAACTAACCAGCTCGTTCGCGACGGAGGAGACGGTGGAGAGCGCCCCGCCGATGCCATTCCGGACAACGATGCACCACTCGCAGGAGAGGTGGTTGACCTCCATGTTGCACATGACGACAGCGAGCAGCACACCTAGAAGGTTGGCTGCTAGCGTGCCCAGTGGGAACTGAGCGGCGCAGGCCCTCTTGTTTAGGCAGACCGAGAGCACAAAGCGGGTGACCGCGCCGGCAGGGGCGAGCGCCACCACGCGAACGTCGTCGGCGGAGATGACACGGATGCCGCCCTCGCTGATGTACACCAGCACAAGAACCGGCGATAGGATCGATGCAAGAACCACAAGGACAAGCACGACGGCATCAACGGCACGAAGCAGCGAGCGGTGCAATGGCCATGTCTCCCACGGAGAGCCAACGACATGCgcacagcaccaccgcacgcCACGCCCGCAGTCACGGCCCCAGAGGAAGAAAACAAGGGGCATTGTGCCGCCAATGAGCAGGTGCTCAAAGGCATCTGCGACGGTGTTCTGAACCATCACCTTGACAATCCACGAGCTGAACGTCGTAAAGCTGCCGCAGAAGCCGACGCAGAGGGCGCGGTAGGTCAAGGGCAGCGCGGCCTCGGGTGGGAGGACGGTCACAGAGAAGCCCATCAAGAAGCTGCCCAGAATGTTGGGCCCGATGTAGTTGTACTTCGGGAAGAAGGGGTTCTTCTCAAAGCacttctgcagcgccacacGAGCCGCACTTCCGCCGAGCCCCGCCGCGGCTACGATCAAGCAAGAGACGAGAAGCAGAGCATAAGGAGGCCAGTTGCCTGTGTAGGGTGTGACCGCCGAGGGAGCCGGCGGCAGAGAAGACTGCGATGAGTAGCTAGCCTGCTCGTCTCGGCGTGCCGTGTCATTGTGCGCCTCGCCATCATGATGAGAGAAGACAGTCCTGTGTCCATCTGGCGCACCCGCGGGGGAGTGCGCAGCCGGCGGCACATCAGCTGGGAAAGCCTGCTTCACTGGCTTCACCGTATCGAGACGCGCCCCCTGTTGCCGCAGACTGCATCGGTTCATTCGAAGTAGGAATGATCAACGCCTCAGTGCCGGAGAGACGTGAGCGACAGTGTGTTGTGGGCAGGACATGAAAACACGCTGTATGGTGGCTGCACAGCTACGGCCTGCAACGATGTGTGCAGAGACGTGGAAGCTCAAGGTGTTggcgagaagggggaggggagagagaggcccAACGCAAGGAAAGCAGGCAAGCACCGAGGCTGTATTCTCTGCATCCCTGAAAGGTCTGCATGTGCCCGGCCACGCAGCTTCTCTAAACCGGTGATGAAAGATGAGATGAGAGAGACAATCCGAGGAGTCAGCACAGCTCGAAAAAGACGGAGACAGTGAGGGAGTCGAAGTGTTATGCACGAGAGGAGCAGACGCATATCCAGACCCAGAGAGCGGATACGTTCACAGATACTCCACGCAGCGGAGATCAAGCCACTGCATCAACAGCAAGGCAGCAAGATCCTCGAGCCTTCA
This DNA window, taken from Leishmania infantum JPCM5 genome chromosome 31, encodes the following:
- a CDS encoding putative calreticulin, with the translated sequence MAQRAMLAAVVGVLVLCVYVVQAEIFFHEEFNTMDGWVQSEHTSDYGKVALSVGAIHVDAEKEQGLKLMEDAKFYAVSKKLPKAVSNDGKSIVVSFSVKNEQKLTCGGTYLKFFSELDQKDLHGESAYWLMFGPDTCGSSTRLQFILSYNGTNHLWKKLWRPKTDKATHVYTVEIAPNNTYQLYVDGMHIQEGSFEEEWDMLPPKTIPDPTDEKPADWVDDMMMDDPSDTKPEHWDDEPATITDSEAVKPVDWDDAEDGVWEAPKIPNPNYRGAWTPRRIHNPDYKGKWAARQIPNPAYKEDPNLYRAPAPLQYVGIDVWQVEGGSIFDDIIIGDDITEVLGVVKSTYGAMAEKERDLIQAEEKKEATKEPAEAAAEKPNVGEHADHTPDEGDSEDKEDL
- the RPOIILS gene encoding RNA polymerase ii largest subunit; this translates as MSGGAPLPPSQMPLQKVHEVQFEVFKEAQIKAYAKCIIEHAKSYEHGQPVRGGINDLRMGTTDFEYSCETCGLKHPECPGHFGYVELAEPIFNINVFDVVLIALKCVCKYCGALLMDTNDPSEMKKIAHLQGLNRLRMVAKLCGSVCKRSKDIQGCEGKGRQPRIGRFAGIYPGLQIKVTQEEQDYVWHAENARQVLDRVSDSDALIMGFDPRFCHPRDLILTVLPIPPPQVRPAVAFGSAKSDDELTHQIMSIVKRNIQLRKDKESGVKAAVDRSRALLQEHVATFFNNASTYYKPAKVGDTKKLKSLTERLKGKYGRLRGNLMGKRVDFSARTVITGDPNIDVDEVGVPFSVAMTLTFPERVNVINKKRLTEFVQRTTYPSANYIIRPNGNVTKLALVKDRNAVHLDVGDVVERHVIDGDVVLFNRQPTLHRMSMMGHRVRVLNYNTFRLNLSCTTPYNADFDGDEMNLHVPQSLLTKAELIEMMMVPKNFVSPNKSAPCMGIVQDSLLGSYRLTDKDTFVDKYFIQSVALWLDLWELPIPAILKPRPLWTGKQIFSLILPEVNHPASPYDKPPFPHNDKKIMIQRGQLLVGAITKGVVGAAPGSLIHVIFNERGSDEVAKFINGVQRITTYFNYCFAFSVGVQDTVADATTLKEMNNVLHKTRQSVEKIGAAANNGKLTRKAGMSLLQSFEADVNSALNKCREEAAKKALSNVRRTNSFKVMIEAGSKGSDLNICQIAVFVGQQNVAGSRIPFGFRRRTLPHFMLDDYGETSRGMATRGYVEGLQPHEFYFHTMAGREGLIDTAVKTSDTGYLQRKLVKALEDVHASYDGTVRNANQELIQLAYGEDGLDGARIEGNQAFPIPHMTNSEMADKYRYEYNDEGSFSENMGGHYMDPFVRDSLLRDPQSVLKLQEEFEQLMKDRAMSRLVIDMEDKNKLKMNLPVNVARLIQNARTTMGKRSQVSNLNPITVINRVRELQEDLAQLFPSYHKDYNGRFANVLSQQRVERALTLFGIHLRQILGSKRVLKEYKLNDKAFEYLLKEIRTKYQQSLITPGEIIGAIAAQSCGEPATQMTLNTFHNAGISSKNVTLGVPRLLELLNVSKNQRNASVAVCLIREYQKRNKAQEAQQFIEYCTLANITTTVQIIYDPDPRNTVVAEDEEMIRWEQAVMNEEDEEPDAEQPPSPFIARLILDNDLFNDKRLNMKDVKSAIRQVDDTYMVQANMENDGQRIVRLRPRKCTGADSVPALTKAVAQLLQSVHLRGIPGIKKTLLKEGNTFRVDPETGGIKNESSWMVDTEGTALQRIFVGVVNNEGKNIIDFSKTSSNKIPEVVTVLGIEAARRKLLSELREAYLAYGLNINYRHYTILVDTMCQRGYLMAVSRTGINRSETSGPLMRCSFEETVKVLMTAAAFGEKDPVRGVSASLVLGNQARIGTGLFDLLLDMSKLQHVVPLDKATEARTSNVYHTDASVAPGSSTLQGSHGELPPSTVHENSSLAAGASSVYPRHERAGMYGGIPIEASEVQFSSALPTVMGTVLAASNTTEYHSSHHLSGASTYLASSALPSASALDTELSSYHLQSVARSTAYGYAPVTASGMPMPGGAQLSVGEGGSMPYPYEASNGERFGSLGGAASSRASAPYDPTQQPSQEFSPTEEQEEP